The Streptomyces sp. NBC_00224 genome has a window encoding:
- the coaD gene encoding pantetheine-phosphate adenylyltransferase, producing the protein MRRAVCPGSFDPITNGHLDIIARASKLYDVVHVAVMINQSKKGLFTIEERIGMIREVTADFGNVEVESFHGLLVDFCKQRDIPAIVKGLRAVSDFDYELQMAQMNNGLSGVETLFVPTNPTYSFLSSSLVKEVAAWGGDVSHLLPATVHEALVARIAEQR; encoded by the coding sequence TTGCGCCGAGCCGTCTGTCCGGGGTCGTTCGACCCCATCACCAATGGACACCTCGACATCATCGCCCGCGCCTCCAAGCTGTACGACGTGGTGCACGTCGCGGTGATGATCAACCAGTCGAAGAAGGGCCTGTTCACCATCGAGGAGCGGATCGGGATGATCCGCGAGGTGACCGCCGACTTCGGCAACGTGGAGGTCGAGTCCTTCCACGGCCTGCTGGTCGACTTCTGCAAGCAGCGCGACATCCCCGCCATCGTGAAGGGCCTGCGCGCGGTCAGCGACTTCGACTACGAGCTCCAGATGGCCCAGATGAACAACGGGCTCTCGGGCGTCGAGACCCTGTTCGTGCCCACCAACCCGACGTACAGCTTCCTGTCGTCGTCGCTGGTCAAGGAGGTCGCGGCATGGGGTGGAGACGTCTCCCACCTGCTGCCCGCCACCGTCCACGAGGCGCTGGTGGCACGGATCGCCGAGCAGCGCTGA
- the rsmD gene encoding 16S rRNA (guanine(966)-N(2))-methyltransferase RsmD → MTRVIAGRAGGRRLAVPPGNGTRPTSDRAREGLFSTWEALLGTLEGIRIADLYAGSGAVGLEALSRGASHALLVEADARAVKTVRDNVRVLGLPGAEVRNGKAEQIVAGPAPETPFDVVFLDPPYAVTDDDLREILLTLRTQGWLADECLVTVERSTRGGEFGWPQGFEPLRARRYGEGTLWYGRAASTCEDAP, encoded by the coding sequence ATGACCCGCGTGATCGCCGGCCGGGCCGGCGGACGCCGCCTGGCCGTACCGCCGGGCAACGGCACCCGCCCCACCTCCGACCGCGCGCGCGAGGGCCTCTTCTCCACCTGGGAGGCCCTGCTCGGCACGCTGGAGGGGATCCGGATCGCGGATCTGTACGCCGGGTCGGGCGCGGTCGGCCTGGAGGCGCTCTCCCGGGGCGCCTCGCACGCGCTGCTCGTCGAGGCCGATGCCCGGGCCGTGAAGACCGTCCGCGACAACGTGCGCGTACTGGGCCTTCCGGGCGCGGAGGTACGTAACGGAAAAGCGGAGCAGATCGTTGCGGGCCCGGCCCCTGAAACCCCCTTTGACGTGGTGTTTCTCGACCCGCCGTACGCCGTGACCGACGACGATCTTCGCGAGATCCTCCTCACACTCCGCACTCAGGGCTGGCTCGCCGACGAGTGCCTGGTCACCGTGGAGCGCAGCACCAGGGGCGGAGAATTCGGCTGGCCGCAGGGGTTCGAACCACTGCGGGCCCGTCGTTACGGCGAGGGCACGCTTTGGTACGGTCGCGCCGCCTCTACGTGCGAAGACGCACCATGA
- the rpmF gene encoding 50S ribosomal protein L32 encodes MAVPKRKMSRSNTRHRRSQWKAAVPTLVSCERCQEPKLQHIACPSCGTYNKRQVLEV; translated from the coding sequence GTGGCTGTTCCGAAGCGGAAGATGTCGCGCAGCAACACGCGCCACCGCCGGTCGCAGTGGAAGGCTGCGGTCCCCACCCTGGTTTCGTGTGAGCGTTGCCAGGAGCCGAAGCTCCAGCACATCGCGTGCCCGAGCTGCGGCACCTACAACAAGCGCCAGGTCCTCGAGGTCTGA
- a CDS encoding DUF177 domain-containing protein: MAATLHDPKAGRTLSTHLDHRNPLVFDTHELGRRPGALQRISRTVEAPADLGIDGVVGVPQGAPVEIELRLESVMEGVLVTGTARASAEGECVRCLEPLELALDADFQELFSYPDADDRGRSKQAEPADDAEDEDTIPLEDGLFDLEPVLRDAVVLALPMQPVCRETCLGLCSTCGFRLEDDPDHHHDAVDIRWAALQGLAGTIQDGEKDNMSGTASDVQRAAEKQEK; the protein is encoded by the coding sequence ATGGCAGCCACCCTCCACGATCCGAAAGCAGGAAGAACCCTGAGTACGCACCTCGACCACCGCAACCCTCTCGTGTTCGACACACACGAGCTGGGTCGGCGTCCCGGTGCCCTCCAGCGGATCTCCCGCACGGTCGAGGCGCCCGCCGATCTCGGGATCGACGGCGTCGTCGGAGTGCCCCAGGGCGCGCCGGTGGAGATCGAGCTCCGCCTGGAGTCGGTCATGGAAGGGGTGCTTGTCACAGGCACCGCCCGTGCATCGGCCGAGGGTGAGTGCGTAAGGTGTCTGGAGCCGCTTGAGCTCGCGCTCGATGCGGACTTCCAGGAGTTGTTCTCGTACCCTGACGCCGACGACCGGGGCCGCAGCAAGCAGGCGGAGCCGGCCGACGACGCCGAGGACGAGGACACCATCCCGCTTGAGGACGGACTTTTCGACCTTGAGCCAGTGCTGCGTGATGCGGTGGTGCTTGCACTGCCGATGCAGCCGGTGTGCCGGGAGACCTGCCTCGGCCTGTGTTCCACCTGTGGATTCAGGCTTGAGGACGACCCCGACCACCACCACGATGCCGTCGACATCCGTTGGGCGGCACTGCAAGGACTCGCCGGGACCATCCAGGACGGCGAGAAGGACAACATGAGCGGCACTGCCTCTGACGTGCAGCGCGCCGCCGAGAAGCAGGAGAAGTAG
- the recG gene encoding ATP-dependent DNA helicase RecG, giving the protein MDRVPALDEPLKKLLGGPTAKVMAEQLDLHTVGDLLHHYPRRYEERGQLTKLAELPLDEDVTVVAQVADARVHTFNGGRGQRLEITITDGSGRLQLVFFGRGIHKPHKDLLPGSRAMFAGKVSMFNRRLQLAHPTYAKLSADGDDSADVVDSWAGALIPIYPACKGLESWKIAKAVDAVLPSAQEAADPLPPSLREGRGFVPLPEALLKVHRPHSKDDVEQARQRLKWDEAFVLQVALARRRFADTQLPAVARRPAPDGLLDAFDAKLPFTLTDGQRKVSKEIFDDLATEHPMHRLLQGEVGSGKTMVALRAMLAVVDSGGQAAMLAPTEVLAQQHHRSITEMMGELAEGGMLGGSDLGTKVVLLTGSMGTAARRQALLDLVTGEAGVVIGTHALIEDKVQFHDLGLVVVDEQHRFGVEQRDALRGKGKQPPHLLVMTATPIPRTVAMTVFGDLETSVLDQLPAGRSPIASHVVPAQDKPHFLARAWERVREEVAKGHQAYVVCPRIGDSADEADEKKAAKKKSAEDEAEKRPPLAVLDIAEQLRKGPLQGLRVEVLHGRMQPDDKDDVMRRFAAGDVDALVATTVIEVGVNVPNATAMVIMDADRFGVSQLHQLRGRVGRGSAPGLCLLVTEMPEASAARARLNAVAATLDGFELSRIDLEQRREGDVLGQAQSGVRSSLRMLAVIEDEEVIAAAREEAVAVVGQDPDLERLPALRTALDALLDKDREQYLDKG; this is encoded by the coding sequence ATGGATCGCGTGCCTGCGCTCGATGAACCCCTCAAGAAGCTGCTCGGCGGACCCACCGCGAAGGTGATGGCCGAGCAGCTCGACCTGCACACGGTCGGCGACCTCCTCCACCACTACCCGCGGCGGTACGAGGAGCGCGGCCAGCTGACGAAGCTGGCCGAGCTGCCCCTCGACGAGGACGTCACGGTCGTCGCCCAGGTGGCCGACGCGCGCGTGCACACGTTCAACGGCGGCCGCGGCCAGCGCCTGGAGATCACCATCACCGACGGCAGCGGCCGCCTCCAGCTGGTCTTCTTCGGCCGCGGCATCCACAAGCCGCACAAGGACCTGCTGCCCGGCAGCCGCGCGATGTTCGCGGGCAAGGTGTCGATGTTCAACCGCCGCCTCCAGCTCGCCCATCCCACGTACGCGAAGCTGAGCGCCGACGGCGACGACTCCGCCGACGTGGTGGACTCCTGGGCGGGCGCGCTCATCCCGATCTACCCCGCCTGCAAGGGCCTGGAGTCCTGGAAGATCGCCAAGGCGGTCGACGCGGTGCTGCCCAGCGCCCAGGAGGCCGCCGACCCGCTGCCCCCCTCCCTGCGGGAGGGCCGTGGCTTCGTCCCGCTGCCCGAGGCGCTGCTCAAGGTCCACCGCCCGCACAGCAAGGACGACGTGGAGCAGGCCCGCCAGCGCCTGAAGTGGGACGAGGCGTTCGTCCTCCAGGTGGCACTGGCCCGGCGGCGGTTCGCGGACACCCAACTGCCCGCCGTGGCGCGCAGACCCGCCCCCGACGGCCTGCTCGACGCCTTCGACGCCAAACTGCCCTTCACCCTCACCGACGGCCAGCGCAAGGTCTCCAAGGAGATCTTCGACGACCTGGCCACCGAACACCCGATGCACCGGCTGCTCCAGGGCGAGGTGGGGTCGGGGAAGACCATGGTCGCGCTGCGCGCGATGCTCGCCGTGGTCGACAGCGGCGGCCAGGCCGCCATGCTCGCCCCGACCGAGGTCCTGGCACAGCAGCACCATCGGTCCATCACCGAGATGATGGGCGAGCTGGCCGAGGGCGGCATGCTGGGCGGGTCCGACCTCGGTACCAAGGTCGTGCTGCTCACCGGGTCGATGGGCACGGCCGCCCGCCGCCAGGCGCTGCTCGACCTGGTCACCGGCGAGGCGGGGGTCGTGATCGGCACGCACGCGCTGATCGAGGACAAGGTGCAGTTCCACGATCTGGGCCTGGTCGTGGTGGACGAGCAGCACCGGTTCGGTGTCGAGCAGCGCGACGCCCTGCGCGGCAAGGGCAAGCAGCCGCCGCACCTCCTGGTGATGACGGCGACGCCGATTCCGCGCACGGTCGCGATGACCGTCTTCGGTGACCTGGAGACCTCGGTCCTGGACCAGCTCCCGGCGGGGCGTTCGCCCATCGCCAGCCATGTCGTCCCCGCCCAGGACAAGCCGCACTTCCTGGCGCGCGCCTGGGAGCGGGTCCGCGAGGAGGTCGCCAAGGGCCACCAGGCGTACGTGGTGTGTCCGCGCATCGGTGACTCCGCGGACGAGGCGGACGAGAAGAAGGCGGCCAAGAAGAAGTCCGCGGAGGACGAGGCGGAGAAGCGTCCGCCGCTGGCCGTCCTCGACATCGCGGAGCAGCTGCGGAAAGGCCCGCTCCAGGGGCTGCGCGTCGAGGTGCTGCACGGCAGGATGCAGCCCGACGACAAGGACGACGTGATGCGCCGGTTCGCGGCCGGTGACGTGGACGCGCTGGTCGCGACCACGGTCATCGAGGTCGGGGTGAACGTGCCGAACGCCACCGCGATGGTGATCATGGACGCGGACCGGTTCGGTGTCTCGCAGCTGCACCAGCTGCGCGGCCGCGTCGGCCGTGGCTCGGCCCCGGGCCTGTGCCTGCTGGTGACCGAGATGCCGGAGGCGAGCGCGGCCAGGGCCCGGCTGAACGCGGTGGCCGCCACCCTGGACGGCTTCGAGCTCTCCCGGATCGACCTGGAGCAGCGCCGCGAGGGCGATGTGCTGGGCCAGGCCCAGTCGGGTGTGCGCTCGTCGCTGCGGATGCTCGCGGTCATCGAGGACGAGGAGGTGATCGCGGCGGCCCGCGAGGAGGCGGTGGCGGTGGTGGGCCAGGACCCGGATCTGGAACGGCTGCCCGCACTGCGGACGGCGCTGGACGCCCTGCTGGACAAGGACCGCGAGCAGTACCTCGACAAGGGCTGA
- the rnc gene encoding ribonuclease III: MSDLSNAGAKKAGSSDNNSASSHTLLEGRLGYHLESALLVRALTHRSFAYENGGLPTNERLEFLGDSVLGLVVTDTLYRTHPDLPEGQLAKLRAAVVNSRALAEVGRGLDLGSFIRLGRGEEGTGGRDKASILADTLEAVIGAVYLDQGLGAASELVHRLFDPLIEKSSNLGAGLDWKTSLQELTAAEGLGVPEYLVSETGPDHEKTFTAAARVGGVSYGTGTGRSKKEAEQQAAESAWRAISASADERLAKAKAEAEAVVAEPEGGTPTPAADPAA, encoded by the coding sequence ATGTCTGATCTGTCGAATGCCGGCGCCAAGAAGGCGGGCAGTAGCGACAACAACTCGGCCTCGTCCCACACGCTTCTGGAAGGGCGGCTCGGGTATCACCTTGAGTCCGCCCTTCTGGTGCGTGCACTGACCCATCGTTCGTTCGCGTACGAGAACGGCGGTCTGCCGACCAACGAGCGGCTTGAGTTCCTCGGGGACTCGGTGCTCGGTCTTGTCGTCACCGACACGCTGTACCGCACCCACCCCGACCTCCCGGAAGGCCAGTTGGCCAAGCTCCGGGCCGCGGTGGTCAATTCTCGTGCGCTTGCGGAAGTGGGCCGCGGGCTCGACCTCGGCTCCTTCATCCGGCTCGGCCGGGGCGAAGAGGGCACAGGCGGCCGGGACAAGGCTTCCATCCTCGCCGACACCCTTGAAGCGGTGATCGGCGCGGTCTATCTGGACCAGGGTCTTGGGGCGGCTTCCGAGCTCGTCCACCGGCTCTTCGACCCCCTGATCGAGAAGTCCTCGAACCTCGGGGCCGGCCTGGACTGGAAGACCAGTCTCCAGGAGCTCACCGCGGCCGAAGGCCTCGGCGTTCCGGAGTACCTGGTCTCCGAGACAGGTCCCGACCACGAGAAGACCTTTACTGCTGCCGCCCGCGTCGGTGGTGTCTCGTACGGCACCGGCACCGGCCGCAGCAAGAAGGAAGCGGAGCAGCAGGCCGCGGAATCGGCATGGCGCGCGATCAGCGCGTCCGCCGACGAGCGGCTCGCGAAGGCCAAGGCGGAGGCCGAGGCCGTCGTCGCCGAGCCGGAGGGCGGGACGCCGACCCCCGCCGCCGACCCGGCAGCCTGA
- a CDS encoding acylphosphatase, with protein MNEDARLTAWVRGRVQGVGFRWFTRANALEIGGLVGFALNLDDGRVQVVAEGPRDKCHRLLEWLRDGDTPGRVDGVTEIWAAPRGGYDTFAIR; from the coding sequence ATGAACGAAGATGCACGGCTCACCGCCTGGGTACGCGGCCGAGTACAGGGAGTGGGCTTCCGCTGGTTCACCAGGGCAAACGCTTTGGAGATCGGTGGCCTCGTCGGATTCGCGCTCAACCTCGACGACGGCAGGGTGCAGGTCGTGGCCGAGGGGCCGCGTGATAAATGCCACCGTCTGCTGGAGTGGCTGAGGGACGGCGACACACCCGGCAGGGTCGACGGAGTCACCGAGATCTGGGCCGCGCCGCGCGGCGGCTACGACACCTTCGCGATCCGCTAG
- a CDS encoding DivIVA domain-containing protein, with protein MDVQKKLDEIVGVVSGARSMPMSASCVVNRAELLALLEEVRQALPGSLAQAQELIGGREQMVEQARQEAERIIESAHAQRGTLISDTAVARQSQDEADRILADAKREADEIRAEADDYVDSKLANFEVVLTKTIGSVDRGREKLLGRGPGLDEQGQADADAPEYSPDPQTLIRRADEYIDTKLGAFEAVLAKTLEAVGRGRETLHGRIASDELGAHMAAQDAAGALGGGHTSDADYLAGLAELADPQPQPAAQPQQAQVPAQVYDPYGYGQAQAQPQQDPYAYQQQPQQQYAQYGYDQQQPQQDPYGYDPQAYGHQQQAVPQPAHPPQGALDETSLFDTSMIDLEQLRQYEQGR; from the coding sequence GTGGACGTGCAGAAGAAGCTGGACGAGATCGTCGGTGTGGTCTCCGGCGCCCGCTCCATGCCCATGTCGGCCTCGTGCGTGGTCAACCGCGCCGAGCTGCTCGCGCTCCTGGAAGAGGTGCGCCAGGCCCTGCCCGGCTCCCTCGCCCAGGCCCAGGAGCTGATCGGCGGCCGCGAGCAGATGGTCGAGCAGGCCCGCCAGGAGGCCGAGCGGATCATCGAGTCCGCGCACGCCCAGCGGGGCACGCTGATCTCCGACACGGCGGTCGCCCGGCAGTCGCAGGACGAGGCCGACCGCATCCTCGCCGACGCCAAGCGCGAGGCCGACGAGATCCGCGCCGAGGCCGACGACTACGTCGACTCCAAGCTGGCCAACTTCGAGGTCGTCCTCACCAAGACCATCGGCTCGGTCGACCGCGGCCGCGAGAAGCTGCTCGGCCGCGGCCCCGGCCTGGACGAGCAGGGGCAGGCCGACGCGGACGCCCCCGAGTACAGCCCCGACCCGCAGACCCTGATCCGGCGGGCCGACGAGTACATCGACACCAAGCTCGGTGCCTTCGAGGCCGTCCTCGCCAAGACCCTCGAAGCGGTCGGCCGCGGCCGCGAGACCCTGCACGGCCGGATCGCCAGCGACGAGCTGGGCGCGCACATGGCCGCCCAGGACGCCGCGGGGGCCCTCGGGGGCGGCCACACCAGCGACGCGGACTACCTCGCGGGCCTGGCCGAGCTGGCGGACCCGCAGCCGCAGCCCGCCGCCCAGCCCCAGCAGGCCCAGGTCCCGGCGCAGGTCTACGACCCGTACGGCTACGGGCAGGCCCAGGCCCAGCCGCAGCAGGACCCGTACGCCTACCAGCAGCAGCCCCAGCAGCAGTACGCCCAGTACGGCTACGACCAGCAGCAGCCGCAGCAGGACCCGTACGGCTACGACCCGCAGGCGTACGGACACCAGCAGCAGGCCGTCCCGCAGCCCGCGCACCCGCCGCAGGGCGCCCTGGACGAGACCAGCCTCTTCGACACGAGCATGATCGACCTGGAACAGCTGCGTCAGTACGAGCAGGGGCGCTAG
- the mutM gene encoding bifunctional DNA-formamidopyrimidine glycosylase/DNA-(apurinic or apyrimidinic site) lyase yields the protein MPELPEVEVVRRGLERWVAGRTVDHVDVLHPRAVRRHPAGAADFAARLKGHRIGVARRRGKYLWLPLADTDQSVLGHLGMSGQLLVQPESAPDEKHLRIRLRFQDAAGTELRFVDQRTFGGLSLHDNTPDGLPDVIAHIARDPLDELFDDAAFFTALRLRRTTVKRALLDQSLISGVGNIYADEALWRAKLHYERPTSTLTRPKCAELLGHVRDVMNAALAVGGTSFDSLYVNVNGESGYFDRSLDAYGREGEPCHRCGTPMRRRPWMNRSSYFCPRCQRPPRTAS from the coding sequence GTGCCCGAACTGCCCGAGGTCGAAGTCGTGCGGCGGGGTCTGGAGCGCTGGGTGGCCGGGCGGACCGTCGACCACGTGGACGTGCTGCACCCCCGGGCCGTGCGCCGCCACCCGGCCGGCGCGGCGGACTTCGCGGCCCGGCTCAAGGGGCACCGCATCGGGGTGGCCCGGCGGCGCGGAAAGTATCTGTGGCTGCCCCTGGCGGACACCGACCAGTCGGTGCTCGGGCACCTCGGGATGAGCGGGCAGCTCCTGGTGCAGCCCGAGAGCGCGCCCGACGAGAAGCACCTGCGGATCCGGCTGCGCTTCCAGGACGCGGCGGGCACCGAGCTGCGCTTCGTCGACCAGCGGACCTTCGGCGGGCTCTCGCTCCACGACAACACCCCGGACGGGCTGCCCGACGTGATCGCGCACATCGCGCGCGACCCGCTCGACGAACTCTTCGACGACGCCGCCTTCTTCACCGCGCTGCGGCTGCGGCGCACGACCGTCAAGCGCGCGCTGCTCGACCAGTCGCTCATCAGCGGGGTCGGCAACATCTACGCCGACGAGGCGCTGTGGCGCGCCAAGTTGCACTACGAGCGCCCCACTTCGACCCTCACGCGCCCCAAGTGCGCCGAACTCCTCGGCCACGTACGGGACGTGATGAACGCGGCGCTCGCCGTCGGCGGCACCAGCTTCGACAGCCTCTACGTCAATGTGAACGGCGAGTCGGGGTACTTCGACCGCTCGCTCGACGCGTACGGGCGAGAGGGCGAGCCCTGCCACCGGTGCGGCACTCCGATGCGCCGACGCCCCTGGATGAACCGGTCCAGCTACTTCTGCCCGCGCTGTCAGCGCCCGCCGCGCACCGCGTCGTAG
- a CDS encoding CAP domain-containing protein has translation MGRHRRSAAPAKNKKRPVVPVRTGLLGASAAVAVGAVAIASGLLPGGSSFELNGGPTGEHVQAGGTSDLRQQGGEAVKPTSAAPSAPITSPSSHAPLTSPSATPSQKPSSAAPTPTREKTSAPAAAPKTATPSAHPSKAKVVPEQRQIKAPSAEQAAAATIVSLVNQQRAQAGCSPVKADASLAALATAFSDDMAARGFFDHTDPDGKSPWDRAAKAGVGNLGGENIARGQADAKAVMEAWMNSPGHRANILNCDYKTLGVGVHFGEGGPWWTQDFGF, from the coding sequence ATGGGACGCCATCGTCGCTCCGCCGCGCCCGCCAAGAACAAGAAGCGGCCCGTCGTGCCCGTGCGCACCGGGCTGCTCGGCGCGTCCGCCGCCGTGGCGGTGGGCGCCGTAGCCATAGCCTCCGGCCTACTGCCGGGCGGCTCCTCCTTCGAGCTCAACGGCGGCCCCACGGGCGAGCACGTCCAGGCGGGCGGCACCTCCGATCTGCGTCAGCAGGGCGGCGAGGCCGTGAAGCCGACCAGCGCGGCCCCCTCGGCGCCGATCACCTCGCCGAGCAGTCACGCACCTCTCACCTCTCCCTCCGCCACGCCCTCCCAGAAGCCGTCGTCGGCCGCGCCGACGCCGACGCGGGAGAAGACGTCCGCCCCGGCGGCCGCGCCGAAGACGGCCACGCCGTCCGCGCACCCGTCCAAGGCGAAGGTCGTCCCGGAGCAGCGGCAGATCAAGGCGCCCAGTGCCGAGCAGGCGGCCGCTGCCACCATTGTCTCGCTGGTCAACCAGCAGCGCGCGCAGGCGGGCTGCAGCCCGGTGAAGGCCGATGCCTCGCTGGCGGCGCTGGCCACCGCGTTCAGCGACGACATGGCGGCGCGCGGCTTCTTCGACCACACCGACCCGGACGGCAAGAGCCCCTGGGACCGGGCCGCGAAGGCGGGGGTCGGCAATCTGGGCGGCGAGAACATCGCCCGCGGCCAGGCCGACGCCAAGGCGGTCATGGAGGCCTGGATGAACAGCCCGGGCCACCGGGCGAACATCCTGAACTGCGACTACAAGACGCTCGGCGTCGGCGTGCACTTCGGCGAGGGCGGCCCGTGGTGGACGCAGGACTTCGGCTTCTGA
- a CDS encoding winged helix-turn-helix transcriptional regulator codes for MEETATADPADLPFDVFSKACPSRGTLEHVTGRWGSLTLGALHEGSFRFNELRRRVDGVSEKMLSQTLHALERDGLVHRVAQPTNPPRVDYTLTPLGYEVAERLLGLIHLMEDRMPSVLEARERYDAVRGGR; via the coding sequence ATGGAAGAGACCGCCACCGCCGACCCCGCGGACCTGCCGTTCGACGTCTTCTCCAAGGCGTGCCCCTCCCGCGGCACCCTTGAGCACGTCACCGGCCGCTGGGGCAGCCTCACCCTGGGCGCGCTCCACGAGGGGAGCTTCCGCTTCAACGAGCTGCGGCGGCGGGTCGACGGCGTGAGCGAGAAGATGCTCTCCCAGACGCTGCACGCGCTGGAGCGCGACGGACTCGTCCACCGCGTGGCCCAGCCGACCAACCCGCCGCGCGTCGACTACACCCTGACCCCTCTGGGGTACGAGGTCGCCGAGCGCCTCCTCGGTCTGATCCATCTGATGGAGGACCGGATGCCGTCGGTCCTCGAAGCCCGCGAGCGCTACGACGCGGTGCGCGGCGGGCGCTGA